The following are encoded in a window of Halorarum salinum genomic DNA:
- a CDS encoding thioredoxin family protein: MSRLETMRPDPEADRDGEPPADAVETLADEGLTFRVWGGDWCPDCTDQLPRFAAALDAAGVPEERVEQFPVEKVDGEKRGPGMDEHDVAYIPTVVVSRDGEELARFVESEDVPITEHLARELEPV; the protein is encoded by the coding sequence ATGAGCCGGCTCGAGACGATGCGGCCCGACCCGGAAGCGGACCGGGACGGCGAACCGCCAGCCGACGCGGTCGAAACGCTCGCGGACGAGGGCCTGACGTTCAGGGTCTGGGGCGGCGACTGGTGCCCCGACTGCACCGACCAGCTTCCCCGGTTCGCGGCCGCGCTCGACGCGGCGGGCGTTCCCGAGGAGCGCGTCGAACAGTTCCCGGTCGAGAAGGTCGACGGGGAGAAGCGGGGGCCGGGCATGGACGAGCACGACGTCGCCTACATCCCGACCGTGGTCGTGAGCCGCGACGGGGAGGAGCTCGCTCGGTTCGTCGAGTCCGAGGACGTTCCCATCACGGAGCACCTCGCGCGGGAACTCGAACCCGTCTGA
- a CDS encoding methionine adenosyltransferase, whose amino-acid sequence MRNIQVSELDRRAVEDQDVEIVERKGLGHPDSLCDGIAEEVSRALSRLYLDRVGKVLHYNTDETQLAAGSASPAFGGGELLEPVYVLIVGRATKKYQGRTLPVERTALEAARSYLNETVPELDVGTDVVLDARLGEGSGDLQEVFGEDDAQVPEANDTSFGVGHAPLTETERIVLEAERELNGSYAADHPELGPDVKIMGKREGDAIDITVAAAMVDAYVADMDDYLASVDRVEAFVSDLATSYTDREVHVQVNTADDAEEGSIYLTTSGTSAEQGDDGSVGRGNRANGLITPNRPMSMEATSGKNPVNHIGKIYNLLSTDIAEAVVEEVDGIRDLQVRLLSQIGRPIDRPHVADAQVVTAEGVAVSDVEAEMIEIVDERLANVTDVTRRVIEGELSTF is encoded by the coding sequence ATGAGGAACATTCAGGTCTCCGAACTCGACCGCCGGGCGGTCGAGGATCAGGACGTGGAGATCGTCGAGCGGAAGGGGCTCGGCCACCCGGACTCCCTCTGCGACGGCATCGCGGAGGAGGTCTCGCGGGCGCTCTCGCGGCTCTACCTCGACCGCGTCGGAAAGGTGCTCCACTACAACACCGACGAGACGCAGCTCGCCGCGGGGTCGGCCTCGCCGGCGTTCGGCGGGGGGGAACTGCTCGAACCCGTCTACGTGCTCATCGTCGGTCGCGCGACGAAGAAGTACCAGGGACGGACGCTCCCGGTCGAGCGGACCGCGCTCGAGGCCGCTCGCAGCTACCTCAACGAGACCGTTCCGGAACTCGACGTCGGCACCGACGTCGTCCTGGACGCAAGACTTGGCGAGGGGTCGGGCGACCTCCAGGAGGTCTTCGGCGAGGACGACGCGCAGGTGCCCGAGGCCAACGACACGTCCTTCGGCGTCGGTCACGCCCCGCTGACCGAGACCGAGCGCATCGTCCTCGAGGCGGAGCGGGAGCTCAACGGCTCGTACGCCGCGGACCACCCCGAACTCGGCCCGGACGTGAAGATCATGGGCAAGCGCGAGGGCGACGCGATCGACATCACCGTGGCCGCGGCGATGGTGGACGCCTACGTCGCCGACATGGACGACTACCTCGCGTCGGTCGACCGCGTCGAGGCGTTCGTCTCCGACCTCGCTACCTCTTACACCGACCGGGAGGTGCACGTCCAGGTGAACACCGCCGACGACGCCGAGGAGGGCTCCATCTACCTCACGACGTCCGGCACCTCCGCCGAGCAGGGCGACGACGGCTCCGTCGGCCGCGGGAACCGCGCGAACGGGCTCATCACCCCGAACCGCCCGATGAGCATGGAGGCGACCTCCGGGAAGAACCCCGTCAACCACATCGGGAAGATCTACAACCTCCTCTCGACCGACATCGCGGAGGCCGTCGTCGAGGAGGTCGACGGCATCCGGGACCTGCAGGTCCGCCTCCTCTCGCAGATCGGCCGGCCCATCGACCGGCCCCACGTCGCCGACGCGCAGGTCGTCACCGCGGAGGGCGTCGCCGTCTCGGACGTGGAGGCGGAGATGATTGAGATCGTCGATGAACGGCTCGCGAACGTGACCGACGTCACCCGGCGGGTCATCGAGGGCGAACTGTCGACGTTCTGA
- the cyaB gene encoding class IV adenylate cyclase, translating into MYEVELKVRADHDAVRKRLASLDAVRRGHVRQTDDYYDAPHRSFTETDEALRVRRERTVGDENGDAASDADEDGTGAHDAVTVLTYKGPLVEEESKTREERETAVADSDAVEGILVGLGFETAATVEKEREAYEVDGYAVTLDRVAGLGEFVEVECEADADEVPAAREGAVALLRELGLDPDDHIRTSYLGLLLAESDAQQ; encoded by the coding sequence ATGTACGAGGTCGAACTGAAGGTCCGGGCCGACCACGACGCCGTCCGGAAACGGCTCGCCTCGCTCGACGCGGTCCGGAGGGGGCACGTCCGACAGACGGACGACTACTACGACGCCCCACACCGGTCGTTCACCGAGACTGACGAGGCGCTCCGCGTCCGCCGCGAGCGGACGGTCGGCGACGAGAACGGTGATGCCGCCTCGGACGCCGACGAGGACGGTACCGGCGCTCACGACGCGGTGACGGTACTCACGTACAAGGGGCCGCTGGTGGAAGAGGAGTCGAAGACGCGGGAGGAACGCGAGACCGCGGTGGCGGACTCGGACGCCGTCGAGGGAATCCTCGTCGGACTCGGCTTCGAGACGGCCGCGACCGTCGAGAAGGAACGGGAGGCGTACGAGGTCGACGGCTACGCCGTCACGCTCGACCGCGTCGCGGGCCTGGGGGAGTTCGTCGAGGTGGAGTGCGAGGCGGATGCGGACGAGGTCCCCGCGGCCCGCGAGGGTGCCGTCGCGTTGCTTCGGGAACTCGGACTGGACCCGGACGACCACATCCGCACCTCGTATCTCGGCCTGCTCCTCGCCGAATCGGATGCCCAGCAGTAA